Proteins from a single region of Diaphorobacter limosus:
- a CDS encoding 2-keto-4-pentenoate hydratase: MSMKQTLVALAAGITWALGAQAQCLSDGDVGVMASHYASKTPAPNFPALSDADGACTRAKFNALLASSFGKVVGYKAGLTNPAVQKRFNTDKPVWGKLYEGMIEQSGASVPAAFGARPLFEADMLVRVKDAAINQASTPYEVLQHIDQVIPFIELPDLVVQAPAQLNGPGVAAINVGARLGVAGQPIAVPATRGERYALLDALERMQVQLTNNQGQLLASGKGSDILGQPLNAVVWIAQALQKDGITLQPGDLISLGSFSPLLPPRPGLSVTASYVGLPGAQPVQVHFKQ; this comes from the coding sequence ATGAGCATGAAGCAGACCCTCGTCGCGCTGGCGGCGGGCATCACCTGGGCTTTGGGCGCGCAGGCGCAATGTCTGAGCGATGGTGACGTGGGCGTCATGGCCTCGCACTATGCGTCCAAGACACCGGCGCCCAACTTTCCCGCCTTGTCGGATGCCGACGGCGCCTGCACGCGCGCCAAGTTCAATGCGCTGCTGGCGTCCAGCTTTGGCAAGGTGGTGGGCTACAAGGCGGGCCTGACCAACCCGGCGGTGCAAAAGCGTTTCAACACCGACAAGCCGGTGTGGGGCAAGCTCTACGAGGGCATGATCGAGCAAAGCGGCGCCAGCGTGCCGGCCGCCTTTGGCGCGCGCCCTTTGTTCGAGGCCGACATGCTGGTGCGCGTGAAGGACGCGGCCATCAACCAGGCCAGCACGCCGTACGAGGTGCTGCAGCATATCGACCAGGTGATCCCCTTCATCGAGCTGCCCGACCTGGTGGTGCAGGCGCCGGCGCAGCTCAACGGCCCGGGCGTGGCCGCCATCAACGTGGGCGCGCGTCTGGGCGTGGCGGGCCAGCCGATTGCCGTGCCCGCGACGCGCGGCGAGCGCTATGCGCTGCTCGATGCGCTGGAGCGCATGCAGGTGCAGCTCACCAACAACCAGGGCCAGCTGCTGGCCAGCGGCAAGGGCAGCGACATCCTGGGCCAGCCGCTCAATGCCGTGGTCTGGATCGCGCAGGCGCTGCAAAAGGACGGCATCACGCTGCAGCCGGGCGACCTGATCAGCCTGGGCAGCTTCTCGCCGCTGCTGCCGCCACGCCCGGGCCTGAGCGTCACGGCCAGCTATGTCGGCCTGCCCGGCGCACAGCCCGTGCAGGTGCATTTCAAGCAATGA
- a CDS encoding HDOD domain-containing protein, translated as MELQALLAQPIALPSLPRAVALLMSELAQAEPSLRRLNQFFGTDPALAARLLQEANASAFGAQQQISGIPEALALLGVAQLRTLVRAAPLGASSRSVPGVNLQLFWRYSLNTAKLARSFAGLVQQSQIVAYTAGLLHGVGELALHLADPERMQSINSLMPPLDPRRAKLEQRLLGYCYAQVSAELARRWQLPLVVVDALRHHHAPFDNNDYEPLAGVLHLAAWRARAREAGLSERELAVSFPGKVGLTLGLDIDMVLQQDPIDWKARPDAGD; from the coding sequence ATGGAGCTTCAAGCCTTGCTGGCGCAGCCCATCGCGCTGCCCAGCCTGCCACGCGCGGTGGCGCTGTTGATGAGCGAGCTGGCCCAGGCCGAGCCCAGCCTGCGGCGCCTAAACCAGTTCTTCGGCACTGATCCGGCCCTGGCCGCACGCCTGCTGCAAGAGGCCAACGCGAGCGCCTTTGGCGCGCAGCAGCAGATCAGCGGCATTCCCGAGGCGCTGGCCCTGCTGGGCGTGGCGCAGCTGCGCACGCTGGTGCGCGCGGCGCCGCTGGGCGCCTCCTCGCGCTCGGTGCCGGGCGTCAACCTGCAGCTGTTCTGGCGCTACAGCCTGAATACCGCCAAGCTGGCGCGATCCTTTGCCGGCCTGGTGCAGCAAAGCCAGATCGTGGCCTATACCGCCGGGCTGCTGCATGGCGTGGGCGAGCTGGCGCTGCACCTGGCAGACCCGGAGCGCATGCAGTCCATCAACAGCCTGATGCCGCCGCTGGATCCGCGCCGCGCCAAGCTGGAACAGCGCCTGCTGGGCTACTGCTACGCCCAGGTGAGTGCCGAGCTGGCCCGCCGCTGGCAGCTGCCCCTGGTGGTGGTGGACGCCCTGCGCCACCACCACGCACCGTTTGACAACAACGACTACGAACCCCTGGCCGGCGTGTTGCATCTGGCCGCCTGGCGCGCCCGGGCGCGCGAGGCGGGCCTGAGCGAGCGCGAGCTGGCGGTGTCCTTTCCCGGCAAGGTCGGCCTGACCCTGGGCCTGGACATCGACATGGTGCTGCAGCAGGATCCCATCGACTGGAAGGCTCGCCCGGACGCCGGCGACTAG
- a CDS encoding phage holin family protein yields the protein MLANLTPFLIHWATLALGLWVCSHVFKGIRFDGVGALVISALLLGLANAVVRPLLVFLTLPLTLITFGLFLLVINALVLMLVAKLVNGFYLSGFWTAFWASIFMSLLSLVLGAFVLGGTPEFIIETGPRAGSTWL from the coding sequence ATGCTTGCCAACCTGACTCCATTCCTGATCCATTGGGCCACGCTGGCGCTGGGCCTGTGGGTCTGTAGCCATGTGTTCAAAGGCATACGCTTTGATGGCGTTGGCGCGTTGGTCATCTCGGCGCTGCTGCTCGGCCTGGCCAACGCGGTCGTGCGGCCGCTGCTGGTGTTCTTGACGCTGCCGCTGACGCTGATCACCTTCGGCCTCTTCCTGCTGGTGATCAACGCGCTGGTGCTGATGCTGGTGGCAAAGCTGGTGAACGGCTTTTATCTGAGCGGCTTCTGGACGGCCTTCTGGGCCAGCATCTTCATGTCGCTGCTCAGCCTGGTGCTGGGCGCCTTCGTGCTGGGCGGCACGCCAGAGTTCATCATCGAAACCGGCCCCAGGGCCGGATCGACCTGGTTGTGA
- a CDS encoding 2,3-butanediol dehydrogenase yields MKAARFHARGDIRIEDIPEPTVAPGTVGIDVAWCGICGTDLHEFMEGPIFIPPCGHPHPISGESAPVTMGHEFSGVVYAVGEGVTDIQVGQHVVVEPYIIADDVPTGPGERYHLSKNMNFIGLGGRGGGLSEKIAVKRRWVHPISNAIPLDQAALIEPLSVGHHAYVRSGAKAGDVALVGGGGPIGLLLAAVLKAKGLKVIITELSAKRKEKARESGVADHILDPSQVDVVAEVMKITGDKGADVAFECTSVNKVLDQLVAATKPGGVVVIVSIWSHPATINVHTVVMKELDVRGTIAYCNDHQETIKLVEEGKIDLTPFITQRIQLQDLVSQGFETLIQNNESAVKIIVQPRLK; encoded by the coding sequence ATGAAAGCAGCACGCTTCCACGCCCGCGGCGACATCCGCATCGAAGACATTCCAGAGCCTACCGTGGCCCCCGGCACCGTCGGCATCGACGTCGCCTGGTGCGGCATCTGCGGCACCGACCTGCACGAGTTCATGGAGGGGCCGATCTTCATTCCGCCCTGCGGCCACCCGCACCCCATATCGGGCGAGTCCGCGCCCGTCACCATGGGCCATGAGTTCTCGGGCGTGGTCTATGCCGTCGGCGAAGGCGTGACCGACATCCAGGTGGGCCAGCATGTGGTGGTCGAGCCCTACATCATTGCCGACGACGTGCCCACCGGGCCGGGCGAGCGCTACCACCTGTCCAAGAACATGAACTTCATCGGCCTGGGCGGTCGCGGCGGCGGCCTGTCTGAAAAGATTGCCGTCAAGCGCCGCTGGGTGCACCCGATCTCCAACGCCATTCCCCTGGACCAGGCGGCCCTGATCGAGCCCCTGTCAGTAGGCCACCACGCCTATGTGCGCAGCGGCGCCAAGGCCGGCGACGTGGCGCTGGTGGGCGGCGGCGGCCCCATCGGGCTGTTGCTGGCGGCCGTGCTGAAAGCCAAGGGCCTGAAGGTCATCATCACCGAGCTGAGCGCCAAGCGGAAGGAGAAGGCGCGCGAGTCCGGCGTGGCCGATCACATCCTCGACCCGTCCCAGGTGGACGTGGTGGCCGAGGTGATGAAGATCACCGGCGACAAGGGTGCCGACGTGGCTTTTGAGTGCACCAGCGTCAACAAGGTGCTCGACCAACTGGTGGCCGCCACCAAGCCAGGCGGCGTGGTGGTGATCGTCTCGATCTGGAGCCACCCGGCCACCATCAACGTACACACCGTGGTGATGAAGGAGCTGGACGTGCGCGGCACCATCGCCTACTGCAACGACCACCAGGAAACCATCAAGCTGGTAGAGGAAGGCAAGATTGACTTGACCCCCTTCATCACCCAGCGCATCCAGTTGCAGGATCTGGTCTCGCAGGGTTTTGAAACGCTGATCCAGAACAACGAATCGGCGGTGAAGATCATCGTTCAGCCCCGGCTCAAGTAA
- a CDS encoding Tex family protein gives MQQIVRQLAAEIKITEAQVRAAVDLLDGGATVPFIARYRKEATGGLDDVQLRELDARLAYMRELDDRRAAVLKAIDEQGKLTDVLRGSIAAAATKQELEDIYLPFKQKRRTKGQIAREFGIEPLADRLLADPTLDPHAEAQAFCQPATLLDDGKPGPDFSTTFAVLDGVRDILSERWAEDAALVQGLREWLWDEGLLRSKLVDGKNANDPEVAKFRDYFDYDEPIGRVPSHRALAVFRGRALEILEAKLVLPEPEANSTSQPDPRQPSLAEGRIALHLGWSHAGRKSDDLLRKCVAWTWRVKLSLSTERDLFSRLREDAEKVAIKVFADNLRDLLLAAPAGPKAVMGLDPGIRTGVKVAVVDATGKLVETATVYPHEPRRDWDGSLATLGRLVQKHGVQLIAIGNGTASRETDKLAAELIKLIQKSALTQAGQAQTAIEKIVVSEAGASVYSASEYASQEMPDVDVSLRGAASIARRLQDPLAELVKIEPKSIGVGQYQHDVNQSELARTLGAVVEDCVNSVGVDLNTASVPLLSRVSGLSGSVAKAVVRWREANGAFRSRKQLMEVSGLGAKTFEQAAGFLRIRGGENPLDMTGVHPETYPVVEQIIVKTGKPVAELMGRTDTLKGLKPELFATEKFGAITVKDILAELEKPGRDPRPDFKVARFNEGVEGIADLKEGMVLEGTVSNVAQFGAFVDLGVHQDGLVHVSQLAHKFVNDAREVVKTGQVVKVKVLEVDAARKRISLTMKLDAAAPRRDGPRENRFEGAGRGYAQPQRRAADPAPQGAMASAFAKLRR, from the coding sequence ATGCAGCAAATCGTTCGGCAGTTGGCCGCAGAAATCAAAATCACCGAAGCCCAGGTGCGCGCCGCCGTGGATCTGCTCGATGGCGGCGCCACCGTGCCCTTCATCGCGCGCTACCGCAAGGAGGCCACGGGCGGGCTGGACGACGTGCAGCTGCGCGAGCTGGACGCGCGCCTGGCCTACATGCGCGAGCTGGACGATCGGCGCGCCGCGGTGCTCAAGGCGATTGACGAGCAGGGCAAGCTGACCGATGTTCTGCGCGGGTCCATAGCGGCCGCCGCCACCAAGCAGGAGCTGGAAGACATTTACCTGCCCTTCAAGCAAAAGCGCCGTACCAAGGGCCAGATCGCCAGGGAGTTCGGCATAGAGCCGCTGGCCGACAGACTGCTGGCCGACCCGACGCTGGACCCGCACGCCGAGGCCCAGGCCTTCTGCCAGCCCGCCACCCTGCTTGACGACGGCAAGCCGGGGCCAGACTTTTCGACGACGTTTGCCGTGCTCGACGGCGTGCGCGACATCCTGTCCGAGCGCTGGGCCGAGGATGCGGCACTGGTGCAAGGCCTGCGCGAGTGGCTGTGGGACGAGGGCCTGCTGCGCTCCAAGCTGGTCGATGGCAAGAACGCGAACGACCCCGAGGTCGCCAAGTTCCGCGACTACTTCGACTACGACGAGCCGATAGGCCGCGTGCCCAGCCACCGGGCGCTGGCGGTGTTCCGCGGCCGGGCGCTGGAGATTCTGGAGGCCAAGCTGGTGTTGCCTGAGCCGGAGGCGAACTCCACATCCCAGCCTGACCCGCGCCAGCCCAGCCTGGCCGAGGGCCGCATCGCCCTGCACCTGGGCTGGAGCCACGCCGGCCGCAAGAGCGACGACCTGCTGCGCAAATGCGTGGCCTGGACCTGGCGCGTCAAGCTGTCCCTGTCCACCGAGCGCGACCTGTTCTCGCGCCTGCGCGAAGACGCCGAAAAGGTGGCCATCAAGGTCTTTGCCGACAACCTGCGCGACCTGCTCCTGGCCGCGCCCGCCGGCCCCAAGGCGGTGATGGGGCTGGACCCGGGCATACGCACCGGCGTCAAGGTGGCCGTGGTGGATGCCACCGGCAAGCTGGTCGAGACCGCCACCGTCTACCCGCACGAGCCGCGCCGCGACTGGGACGGCAGCCTGGCGACGCTGGGGCGGCTGGTGCAAAAGCATGGCGTACAGCTGATCGCGATCGGCAACGGCACGGCCAGCCGCGAGACCGACAAACTCGCCGCCGAGCTCATCAAATTAATACAAAAATCGGCCTTAACCCAAGCAGGACAAGCGCAAACAGCTATTGAAAAAATAGTGGTGAGCGAGGCCGGCGCCTCGGTCTACAGCGCCAGCGAATATGCCAGCCAAGAGATGCCCGACGTGGACGTGAGCCTGCGCGGCGCCGCCAGCATCGCCCGGCGCCTGCAGGACCCGCTGGCGGAACTCGTCAAGATCGAGCCCAAGAGCATTGGCGTGGGCCAGTACCAGCACGACGTGAACCAGAGCGAGCTGGCGCGCACCCTGGGCGCGGTGGTCGAGGACTGCGTGAACTCGGTCGGCGTGGATCTGAACACGGCCAGCGTGCCGCTCTTGTCGCGCGTCTCCGGCCTGTCGGGCAGCGTGGCCAAGGCGGTGGTGCGCTGGCGCGAGGCCAACGGCGCGTTCAGGAGCCGCAAACAGCTGATGGAGGTCAGCGGCCTGGGCGCCAAGACCTTCGAGCAGGCGGCGGGCTTTTTGCGCATTCGCGGCGGCGAGAACCCGCTGGACATGACCGGCGTGCACCCCGAGACCTATCCGGTGGTCGAGCAGATCATCGTCAAGACCGGCAAGCCGGTGGCCGAGCTGATGGGTCGCACCGACACGCTCAAGGGGCTGAAGCCCGAGCTCTTTGCCACCGAGAAATTTGGCGCCATCACGGTCAAGGACATCCTGGCCGAGCTGGAAAAGCCCGGCCGCGACCCGCGCCCGGACTTCAAGGTGGCGCGCTTCAACGAGGGCGTGGAGGGCATTGCCGACCTGAAGGAAGGCATGGTGCTGGAGGGCACGGTGAGCAACGTGGCGCAGTTTGGCGCCTTCGTCGACCTGGGCGTGCACCAGGATGGCCTGGTGCATGTGAGCCAGCTGGCGCACAAGTTTGTCAATGACGCGCGCGAAGTGGTCAAGACCGGCCAGGTGGTCAAGGTCAAGGTGCTGGAGGTCGATGCGGCGCGCAAACGCATCAGCCTGACGATGAAACTGGACGCCGCGGCACCACGGCGCGACGGCCCGCGCGAGAACCGCTTCGAGGGCGCGGGCCGGGGCTACGCCCAGCCGCAGCGCCGCGCCGCAGACCCGGCGCCGCAAGGCGCCATGGCCTCGGCCTTTGCCAAGCTGCGGCGCTGA
- a CDS encoding MFS transporter translates to MSARPPAAAITAVSDGLPQTERRQAMRVIILGLTLAVLDTSLVNLALPDIARLLQSDAAHSVWVVNAYQLATLIVLLPLSALGERWGYRRVYLVGMAVFAVASLGAMLAQSMAALIAARALQGLGAAGVMAVNAALVRLIYPRAQLGQGMALNSLVVATASMAGPTVAAAILSVASWHWLFAMNLPLGLYIWRLGRRALPANPPSAHDAPRFSAIDLLLNGAMFTLIFLGGSRLGVGAAAQTGGGAAGAWLLLAGLAVGALFLWRQRGLAAPLFPVDLLRIPVFALSMGSSVGAFCAQMMGFLALPFLLLQAHGRSHLQAGLLITAWPLATALVAPLAGRLIGRYPDGLLGGIGMAVFAAGLLSLGLMPAQPADWDMAWRMALCGAGFALFQSPNNHTIVTSAPLHRSGAASGMLGTARLTGQTLGAVLLAAIFALRPGHDGSAESLALLLAAGWAVAAGVCSSLRVRQGPV, encoded by the coding sequence ATGAGCGCACGCCCGCCAGCCGCGGCCATCACGGCCGTCAGCGACGGCCTGCCGCAAACCGAGCGCCGCCAGGCGATGCGGGTCATCATCCTGGGCCTGACGCTGGCCGTGCTCGACACCAGCCTGGTGAACCTGGCCCTGCCCGACATTGCGCGCCTGCTGCAGTCCGATGCGGCGCATTCGGTTTGGGTGGTCAACGCCTACCAGCTGGCCACGCTGATCGTGCTGCTGCCGCTGTCCGCGCTGGGCGAGCGCTGGGGTTACCGGCGCGTGTACCTGGTGGGCATGGCGGTGTTTGCCGTGGCCTCGCTGGGCGCCATGCTGGCGCAGTCCATGGCGGCGCTGATTGCCGCGCGTGCCCTGCAGGGCCTGGGCGCGGCCGGCGTGATGGCCGTCAACGCCGCCCTGGTGCGCCTGATCTACCCGCGCGCCCAGCTGGGCCAGGGCATGGCCCTCAATTCGCTGGTCGTGGCCACGGCCTCGATGGCCGGGCCCACGGTGGCGGCGGCCATTTTGTCGGTGGCCTCCTGGCACTGGCTGTTTGCCATGAACCTGCCGCTGGGCCTCTACATATGGCGCCTGGGGCGGCGCGCATTGCCGGCCAACCCACCATCGGCGCACGATGCACCGCGCTTTTCGGCCATCGACCTGCTGCTCAACGGCGCCATGTTCACGCTGATCTTCCTGGGGGGATCGAGGCTGGGCGTGGGCGCTGCCGCGCAGACTGGGGGCGGCGCGGCAGGCGCCTGGCTGCTGCTCGCCGGCCTGGCCGTGGGGGCCTTGTTTCTGTGGCGCCAGCGTGGCCTGGCGGCGCCGTTGTTTCCGGTGGACCTGCTGCGCATTCCGGTGTTCGCCCTGTCCATGGGCTCGTCGGTGGGGGCTTTTTGTGCGCAGATGATGGGCTTTCTGGCCCTGCCTTTCCTGCTGCTGCAGGCCCATGGTCGCAGCCATCTGCAAGCCGGCCTGCTCATCACCGCCTGGCCCCTGGCCACGGCCCTGGTGGCGCCGCTGGCCGGGCGCCTGATCGGCCGCTATCCGGACGGCTTGCTGGGCGGCATAGGCATGGCGGTGTTCGCCGCCGGCCTGCTGTCGCTGGGCCTGATGCCCGCCCAGCCGGCCGACTGGGACATGGCCTGGCGCATGGCGCTGTGCGGCGCGGGCTTTGCGCTGTTCCAGTCGCCCAACAACCACACCATCGTCACCTCGGCCCCGCTGCACCGAAGCGGCGCGGCCAGCGGCATGCTGGGCACAGCGCGCCTGACCGGCCAGACGCTGGGCGCCGTGCTGCTGGCGGCCATCTTCGCGCTGCGCCCGGGGCATGACGGCAGCGCTGAGTCGCTGGCGCTGCTGCTTGCGGCGGGGTGGGCGGTGGCCGCAGGCGTGTGCAGCTCGCTGCGCGTGCGGCAGGGGCCAGTTTAA
- a CDS encoding DUF1566 domain-containing protein translates to MPLPSRTLLLHAALTLSAMALVLPAGAATPEDAGADDMPATPMQAVQPPLILSPDGSLVIDTRARLAWPRCVEGMRWSGNGCTGVPQLLSYGQAQALARQRWQAEGVRWRLPRVNELRRLVNRKALPPSVDTQLFPAMPRDWLWTGTASVNTNTVNPYAYGNVARGGAGESSMTVQQSWAVDMASGEARGDVGRATRLHVQLVRPAP, encoded by the coding sequence ATGCCCCTGCCCTCCCGCACCCTCCTGTTGCACGCCGCCCTGACGCTTTCGGCCATGGCGCTGGTGCTGCCGGCGGGCGCCGCCACGCCAGAAGACGCCGGCGCTGACGACATGCCGGCCACACCCATGCAGGCGGTGCAGCCGCCGCTGATCCTGTCGCCCGACGGCAGCCTGGTGATAGACACCCGCGCGCGCCTGGCCTGGCCGCGTTGCGTGGAGGGCATGCGCTGGAGTGGCAACGGCTGCACCGGCGTGCCACAGCTGCTGAGCTACGGCCAGGCCCAGGCCCTGGCGCGCCAGCGCTGGCAGGCCGAGGGCGTGCGCTGGCGCCTGCCGCGCGTGAACGAGCTGCGCCGCCTGGTCAACCGCAAGGCGCTGCCGCCATCGGTGGACACGCAGCTGTTCCCGGCCATGCCGCGCGACTGGCTGTGGACGGGCACGGCCAGCGTCAACACCAACACCGTCAACCCCTACGCCTACGGCAACGTGGCGCGCGGCGGCGCGGGCGAGAGCAGCATGACGGTGCAGCAAAGCTGGGCCGTGGACATGGCCAGCGGCGAGGCGCGCGGCGACGTCGGCAGGGCCACGCGGCTGCATGTGCAGCTGGTGCGGCCGGCACCCTGA
- a CDS encoding glutathione S-transferase family protein — protein sequence MTELILHHYPASPFAHKARCVLGFKQLAWRSVTVPSVMPKPDVVALTGGYRRTPVLQIGADIYCDTALICDVLEHLRPEPTLYPPHLKGVSRVFAQWADGTLFAAAMAYNLQPRAAEALFADYPAGAAQAFSADRRAMGMAHLAVPDAAAAYRSYLRRIANMVEEHDFLFGAEPCVADFAAYHPLWFTRHCVPMMADILSATPAVLEWMDRLAALGQGRAEKFSAQDAITVAAGALPQPMPPQVFQDEHGIALGSRVSIAAESFGTEPTEGLLVAATRMHYTLARSDARAGTLHVHFPRIGYVLRAI from the coding sequence ATGACCGAACTCATACTGCACCACTACCCCGCATCGCCGTTCGCGCACAAGGCGCGCTGCGTGCTGGGCTTCAAGCAGCTGGCGTGGAGGTCGGTCACCGTGCCCAGCGTGATGCCCAAACCCGACGTGGTGGCCCTCACGGGTGGCTACCGGCGCACGCCCGTCCTGCAAATTGGCGCCGACATTTATTGCGACACGGCGCTGATCTGTGACGTGCTGGAGCATCTGCGGCCCGAGCCCACCTTGTACCCGCCGCACCTCAAGGGCGTCTCGCGCGTGTTCGCGCAATGGGCCGACGGCACGCTGTTTGCCGCCGCCATGGCCTACAACTTGCAGCCGCGCGCGGCCGAGGCGCTGTTTGCCGACTACCCCGCCGGCGCCGCCCAGGCTTTCAGCGCGGATCGGCGCGCCATGGGCATGGCGCACCTGGCTGTGCCGGACGCGGCAGCGGCCTACCGCTCCTACCTGCGGCGCATTGCCAACATGGTGGAAGAGCATGACTTCCTGTTTGGTGCCGAGCCCTGCGTGGCCGACTTTGCCGCCTATCACCCGCTGTGGTTCACGCGCCATTGCGTGCCCATGATGGCCGACATTCTGAGCGCCACGCCGGCCGTGCTGGAGTGGATGGACCGCCTGGCCGCCCTGGGCCAGGGACGGGCCGAGAAGTTCAGCGCCCAGGACGCCATCACGGTGGCCGCCGGCGCCTTGCCCCAGCCAATGCCGCCCCAGGTGTTCCAGGACGAGCATGGCATCGCCCTGGGCAGCCGCGTGAGCATTGCCGCCGAAAGCTTTGGCACCGAGCCTACCGAAGGCCTGCTGGTCGCCGCCACGCGCATGCACTACACCCTGGCGCGCAGCGACGCGCGCGCGGGCACGCTGCATGTGCACTTTCCGCGCATTGGCTATGTGCTGCGCGCGATCTGA
- a CDS encoding NADP-dependent oxidoreductase, translating into MPRNQQILLDNRPQGEATAGNFRLVASDTPALQDGQVLVRHHYLSLDPYMRGRMNEGKSYAACQSLGQVMIGGTVGEVAESRHPAWAVGDAVVGMGGWQEYSVVDGNAPGLLRKVDTSHVPLSYYLGAVGMPGVTAWYGLVQIIDPKPGETLVVSAASGAVGSAFGALAKARGCRVVGIAGGPDKCHYVTDELGFDACIDHRAHGDLKSMAAALKEACPDGIDGHFENVGGHILDAVLLRANAFARVALCGMIAGYDGQPLPLHNPALILINRMKIEGFIVSEQMQVWPQALAELGALVASGRLRPRESIAQGLAAAPEAFLGLLKGKNFGKQLVKLI; encoded by the coding sequence ATGCCACGCAATCAGCAAATCCTGCTCGACAACCGCCCGCAGGGCGAGGCCACGGCCGGCAACTTCCGCCTCGTCGCCAGTGACACCCCAGCGCTGCAGGACGGCCAGGTGCTGGTGCGGCATCACTACCTGAGCCTGGACCCCTACATGCGCGGGCGCATGAATGAGGGCAAGAGCTACGCAGCCTGCCAAAGCCTGGGCCAGGTGATGATTGGCGGCACCGTGGGCGAGGTGGCCGAGAGCCGCCACCCGGCCTGGGCCGTCGGCGACGCGGTGGTCGGCATGGGCGGCTGGCAGGAATACAGCGTGGTCGATGGCAACGCGCCTGGCCTGCTGCGCAAGGTCGATACCAGCCATGTCCCCTTGTCGTACTACCTGGGCGCGGTGGGCATGCCCGGCGTGACGGCCTGGTATGGGCTGGTGCAGATCATCGACCCCAAGCCCGGCGAGACCCTGGTGGTCAGCGCCGCCAGCGGCGCCGTGGGCAGCGCCTTTGGCGCCCTGGCCAAGGCACGCGGCTGCCGCGTGGTGGGCATTGCCGGCGGGCCGGACAAATGCCATTACGTGACCGACGAGCTGGGCTTTGACGCCTGCATAGACCATCGCGCGCATGGCGATCTGAAGAGCATGGCTGCAGCGCTGAAGGAGGCCTGCCCGGACGGCATAGACGGCCATTTCGAGAACGTGGGCGGCCATATCCTGGACGCCGTGCTGCTGCGCGCCAACGCCTTCGCCCGCGTGGCCCTGTGCGGCATGATCGCCGGCTACGACGGCCAGCCGCTGCCGCTGCACAACCCGGCGCTGATCCTCATCAACCGCATGAAGATAGAGGGCTTCATCGTCAGCGAGCAGATGCAGGTCTGGCCCCAGGCGCTGGCCGAGCTGGGCGCGCTGGTCGCCAGCGGCCGGCTGCGCCCGCGCGAGAGCATTGCCCAGGGCCTGGCGGCGGCGCCCGAGGCGTTTCTGGGCCTGCTCAAAGGCAAGAACTTTGGCAAGCAGCTGGTGAAGCTGATCTAA
- a CDS encoding PaaI family thioesterase, which translates to MLDFGADIPFVKELGFSLQRMHGGESELHYEARAQHTNSYGVMHGGAVMTLLDVAMATAARSDTPDMGVVTIEMKSSFIRPARGPMVAKGRMLERTRSMAFAEAWVYDAEGRLCSHSTGTFKYVPKAQPAAGQGAGTISTDG; encoded by the coding sequence GTGCTGGATTTTGGAGCCGACATTCCCTTCGTCAAAGAACTGGGCTTTAGCCTGCAGCGCATGCATGGCGGCGAGTCGGAGCTGCACTATGAGGCGCGAGCCCAGCACACCAATTCCTACGGCGTGATGCATGGCGGCGCCGTGATGACCCTGCTGGACGTGGCCATGGCCACGGCCGCGCGCAGCGACACGCCGGACATGGGCGTGGTCACCATCGAGATGAAGAGCAGCTTCATACGCCCGGCGCGCGGCCCCATGGTGGCCAAGGGGCGCATGCTCGAGCGCACGCGCTCCATGGCCTTTGCCGAGGCCTGGGTGTATGACGCCGAGGGGCGCCTGTGCAGCCACTCCACCGGCACCTTCAAGTACGTGCCCAAGGCCCAGCCGGCGGCGGGGCAGGGCGCAGGCACCATCTCCACCGATGGGTGA